Genomic segment of Candidatus Chlorohelix allophototropha:
GCATGCTTTAGCAAAGTTACCATTACAGCCATTCCTGCACTATCCATAAATTCAAGATTAGTTAGATCAAGCACATAACGGGTAACTGATTGCCCTTGTAACTCATCCAATTTTGACCTTAATTGAGTAGCGGTAAATGCATCCAGTCGCCCTTCTATTTCCAGAGTTACAATCTTGATTACTTGTTCCAAAACATTGATTTTCATAATTATATTTCTTTCTTGCTTAGCGGAAGGATTTTTTCGATTGTCCAGCGATTGTAAATACCATCGCGCCTGTATTCAAAAGAGTCGGTCAGTTGCTCGACTAGAAATAGACCGTACCCATGTACCTGAGCATTCTCAAGGTCTGGAGTTCTTTTGACATTACTCTGAAAGGCTTTTCCGGTATCAGTGATTTCTACTGAGATACTTAAGGGTTCACTTATCACTCGAAACTCTAGCCAAATACGATAACCCGGTTTTTCCTCATAGGCATGTCCAACCACATTAGTACAAATTTCGTGAATAGCCAGTTGCAAACTATATGCGAGGGTTTCCGGCTCTTCTAGGTCTTCAATTCTTTCAAGGATGCCATTCAGCACTGCACCGAGCAGATTCAAATATTTATAATCAGCAGGCAATTCCAGTTTGATTAAAATTCCTGGGTCTTGTTTGTTGTTCATTACTCAATACCTTTCAAAACAACCAAGGTACGGTCATCTGATTGCTCAACTCCCGCTTCATGTTCCAGAACTTTTTTGAATAATAAATCTGATATGTGCTGCGCGCTTAAGCTGCGATTATTTTTTACCAATTCAAGTAAACGGTCATAACCATACATTTCACCTACACTATTAAAAGCTTCACTAAAACCATCGGTGGCAACTACAAGTAAATCACCATATTCTAGTTTTACTTCCTGCCGTTCTGATAGTGAAATCGGTAACACCCCCAATGCAGTGCCATCAGCTTCAAAGAACTGAATAGAGCCATCAGCCTTACAATATATAACCGGAGAATGCCCTGCATTGGCATAGCTCAAACACCGGGTAGCAGG
This window contains:
- a CDS encoding STAS domain-containing protein codes for the protein MKINVLEQVIKIVTLEIEGRLDAFTATQLRSKLDELQGQSVTRYVLDLTNLEFMDSAGMAVMVTLLKHARQLEGDVKMVMPKLEVARRILRLTRFDRVFDTFETAEEARKSF
- a CDS encoding ATP-binding protein; the encoded protein is MNNKQDPGILIKLELPADYKYLNLLGAVLNGILERIEDLEEPETLAYSLQLAIHEICTNVVGHAYEEKPGYRIWLEFRVISEPLSISVEITDTGKAFQSNVKRTPDLENAQVHGYGLFLVEQLTDSFEYRRDGIYNRWTIEKILPLSKKEI